The DNA region GTTATGGTTCAATTTCAAATAATGGCGAGCCCGGGTTAACACGGTCACCCACGTTCACCGAAATAGATTTAATAGTGCCGGCTTCATGTGCAGGGATAGGCATTTTCATTTTCATGGCTTCCATGAC from Citrobacter amalonaticus Y19 includes:
- a CDS encoding acetyl-CoA carboxylase biotin carboxyl carrier protein subunit; amino-acid sequence: MSEMKSKVPGIVEEILCAVGDNVAKGQQVLVMEAMKMKMPIPAHEAGTIKSISVNVGDRVNPGSPLFEIEP